tatgctttataaTGGTAATCACAATATTCATGCATATttagaagctaaattatatatcattaatttcgataattaattttatgttgtttaatagagCGCAACTTTTCCGTCACCACATGCAccaaaattgcagatcaatgttaaaggttgacgttcccaaagttgtcactcacctTAGCTAAACTCGGTCTTCCCAACACTgtcgttgataatttctaaacccgacattatatatataatatatattgttgataCAGAttgttacgacattattaatattcagttttattttaattttgtttaaaatatagcttactatgaaacatatattaaatatttcaaattaaaatatgctttatTTTTTCCATATGATATTAACTTTTATTCTATTGAATAAGATCTAAGATAGATAGTATTATTCTATTATTAGGacatatattagctattaatctattgaatatattatattaaaattattgggtaaaaagtacaaatttgtgatgaaaaatcaaaaagtgtaaattaaatataaagaaggattttttttttatagttataaaaagtataagtattaatattgtcatttaataaagatgaaataactaaatttgatctaacggttctaaatcaaagatggaatcTATCCAaaggttcttgtttgtttatgaatgaatttagcaccttgttatatatataggttttatgtaaaataaaacaaatattaaagtaaaacaaataaaacaataggctTTACATCAGTAGAAATCACTATGCATCATAAatatcatcgtacatcaattgcttcatgaatcttcatgcatcaatttaactatgatttaagggtcaagatcttatcttatttgttttactttaatagttgttttacaatacctaaccctatatatatatatatatatatatatctatactactatataaagcaaactgccCTTCCCCTTTAAGaaattaagaacctgaaataaccatattacccttcttatttatttactaatttaaacatctttacctatatacctataatacccttaataaaataaactacaacatagattctccaatccttaaataactatattaacccTTACCGCCACACATTATCGCCACAATTGCTGCAGCCACACctttgtcgttaccaccatcaccgctgcatcgTGCGGGCACCCcgtctcgtatatatatatatatatatattggtagatttgtCGATCATGAGACGAAGAAACATTATTATAAAAGGCGTTTAATATAATCGTATCGTATCAGTTTTAGCCATTTGATTGATCTAACTAAACTAGTTAAGTTTATTGATCTCTAATGATCATTTAACTTAAtcttatctaccaataaactaaaacaatattgaaatttttttaatagacaCTTGACTCATTGAAGGACAAATGTcccttttaatttcttaatttatagTTTCCTTATAACTATCGAATACGGatacttaataattaatatattattatttatctatttaaagtatatagattcaatttttaaCCGAAATGGTGCATGTATATCCATTAATTAAACTTATCTAttacacaatgtaattttttttagtaaaaaaccATTGCACGAATTGCTTTTAATTTAGGTTTTACTTCCGAGTTTTCAAAGAACAAACTTGAAGAAATAGAGAATTTCATCTGCTGCATTTTACGTTTGCAACCATAGCATTGAAAAGTTTTCCCTTCTTagagttttatattatataatttaaccGATTGTATAGGTTTATTATCAAACAttgctttttatatattttttaaattttttatgtgttattatgagggtgtttgggattgcattATAAAGTGATTGTCTGATTATCACGCTTCTAAAACGCACataatctaaaaaaatgttttgaaaatgcaGTTTTGGAAAAGCACCTACATGCTTTTTTCAAAACGCAAGTACGAAAAcgtataatttattttgaaaacgcagatttgttttataatcgtaataccaaacacccccatgattgatattaaattattatgttgGATACTAATTAGTGAAATAATAACAAGTTTATCAATGTAATCTGTAATGTTGTAAACTTCCCGTGTTCATGCCGATTATCTAGCCTTGAGTTTTTGTATCTTCAATAATCAAATAGTTGAACATAAAAGTTTATCAATGTAAGGTTTTCTCACGATTTAGCGTCGTGCCTTCTGTAGCGACTAAATTGGTGTGGTTTTTCCTCCCATGTGGTTCCTTGACTTCGTGGATCGGTTGCTAATGATTGTCTGTCCAATTGGATGTAACGGCTAGCTGtcgttcaaaaaagaaaaaaaattgtaatattatatcatttatgaagtatttattattaaagttttttaaatctcatgtttcatataataattagCAATGTAGTAAATAAATCTAACTATGTCAATCCGTGCATCACTCACggatattaggactagtatggtatatatctatatcatatATAAGAGTACGTGCTATCCTTAACGTACGGCATGAAATTCTCGGCGTTATGTAGCAAAACCATGTTGGTCTCCGGCATTGTGTTCTTCTTGTCGTGGGAGCAGATGGTTCTTGGCGTGTAGAATACCACGTTGTGAATATTAGTGTGGGTAAGTGAAAATGATTGAtagataagaaaattaaattcGTGCAAGACAACAACTATaccccttttaatttatttttgaaaattatctcaatatctctatctctatctctatattaaataaaagagagTTGTCATGAGATCATAATTTTATAAAGTTAGCTtatttgtcatcaccaaattcTTTCTTAAagtttaatacatttttttatttaatttacttataatGTAATAAACACTTTCcttattaaaatttattgcatttttttttgttattttcttaaacaaaatgtttttctttctttaaaaaactctaataatttatacataGTTCTTTAAGTTTCATCATCTAAATAACTTTGTCATAAtagattttttaattatttacatattatgcgggttaataagctaattataaGGTATACTATCATGAGGTAATGAGTATCGGTGGACTATCGCAACTTCAGTGACGAATATACGttttaacaaaacttttattgatatgtccgggttgaacccgggttaattaactagtttattaagaaaataaaaatcgtGGGGTTATAACCTAGACACAAGAGTTTAGAGAGAATTTTAAGGGGGTGATCTTTGTAATGGTGTTAGTCCCCTAATGATTTCTATGTAGCACACCCACggggaaaccctaattaatagataaaagtaaaaattacgTACATCAAATAATTACCTATTAATTACTTAGGGGTAATAAAATcattattagttaaataaacaattaaaaggccacatataaatttatataaaatacatataatattatCTATTCTGACGGGACTACCCACGCAATGGGCATATTGTAATAAAATAGcatgatacccgcgcaatgcgatgGCGGTGGTGGGGACGACGATCTAGTGGTGTCATTGACGGTATTATTGGTGGTAGCAGTGTCAGTGTCAAGttgtgtaggttgatgtaaaagTGACagtgaaatattttagaagataagagtttaaagtattaattattaaaataaaggtttagagtgtaaattaatttattaagagcacatttggtaatttataaaaattagtttttttcatAGTGGATATTTATTAAGAGTAATTTAGTACTCTTATATCTAATTATTTTCCAACACTTTCTAAAAATAGAGGATATTATAGAGTTATATAGATTATTGCAAAGCTCAATAAATAGTGTAGATTAAATGTTGTTATTGatgattaaattaattaagCATGTTAACTTATTTTTGTGATAGGGAAACAGGAGATGAAGATGTGAGATTGAAAGTTTTATATTGTGGGATCTGTCACTCTGATCTTCATATTGCCAGAAACGATTTTCATAATGCCAACTACCCCGTGGTCCCTGGGTAAGTTCAATATGCAAACACATCTcattctcttatataaataaaaacgaaTTATTTCTAAAAGatttttgtaaaatatttcCTATGTGGCAAACTCACAATCTTTCTTACAAATGATTTtagaaattatgacatcatatttaaaattataattttaacaacattttcgttttttttaaaattaatccATCTTAACACTATcttaattactttattaatttttcatataattttataatttacatttaagtcttgatgaaactttaaaaaatatagacattttttatatatatatttccgaataaaaagaatattttgaagtaatatatatatatatatatgcattttgtttatcaaaactataaaaaaaaatgttgtagtAAATAATCACATAGATATTTAAGAATAGAATCAATCCATTTCGTCGCAACTCACTGATGATCTTacgtttttaaaaaactttcattaataTGCCGGTTGAACCCGGGCTAATTAGCTAGTACAGTATAAAAGAAAGATTATTTCCATCTAAAATGCTAATTTTTACTAATATAAGAATTATGGTTTATGaacttaataattttataataatttctccgtCCCATTTAAGATATTCTATTTTGacattttgagtctttttatttaaactttgaccataaatatttttgtttgtattacgtaacattttatataaaatatataagaatatattaagttttaaatgtatttttcattgacCGAACTTTcaacaagtattatataacacaaacaaaactatttacggttaaagttaaaagaaaaagactcaaacaGTCAAAAAGTTaggttaagaaaaaaaaaccataaactAGTTCATAAGTTATTATAAGTTTTGTGCCACACATAGCGCGAGATATATTTTCACGCTTTTCTAATCTTGACAAATTGAACCATTGTAGCGTATATGCATAAATTGGTAACTACATTGGTTCATTACAGGCATGAAATTGTGGGTGTTGTGACTGAAATCGGAACTAAAGTCAAAACATTTAAGGTTGGAGAAAGAGTTGGGGTCGGTTTTATGATTGGATCATGTCGTTCTTGTGAACACTGTGTGGCTGATCTAAACCAATATTGTCCTAAACTAGTACTAACCTACAATGATCCTGTTATGGGCACTTATGGAGGGTACTCTGACCACATGGTTGTCAATCAAGACTACATCATATCTTGGCCCGAAAACTTCCCCCTTGATCGTGGTGCACCTCTTTTATGCGCTGGCATTACTCTTTACAGCCCACTAAAATATTATGGGCTGGATAAACCTGGAATGCATATAGGGATTGTTGGTCTTGGTGGGCTGGGTCATGTAGGTGTTAAGTTTGCAAAAGCTTTTGGAGTTAAGGTAACTGTCATTAGTACTTCGcctaataaaaaagaagaagctaTTAACAATCTTGGTGCTGATTCATTCTTGCTTAGCCATGATCAAGCACAAATGCAGGTACCCGTTGATCCAAATCTGTTCTATGATTTTTCTTGTAAAATTAcgcttatatatattttgtgtgttTAATGCGGTCCTTTGGAATGTTTCTTAAGGCTGCAGTGGGTACAATGGATGGTGTTATTGATACAGTCGCGGCTGATCATTCTATTGGGCCTTTGATTAACCTGTTAAAGCCATATGGTAAATTAGTTGTGGTCGGAGTCCCAATCAAGCCGCTCGAGTTACCTGTTATTCCAATGGTCATGGGTACAATTTACTTTACCCAACTACATTGTTCCTTCTCTTAACTACACATACATTAACCATTTGGGCCTTCAGGGCCAAACTTGAGATTTGAAATAGTACGTTAAATATCCAAAACTTTGACAATAATTGTGTATATTTTAGGGAGGAAAATGGTGGGAGCAAGTTTAGCAGGAGGGATAAAGGAGACGCAAGAGATGATAGATTTTGCAGCAAAACACAATATAACAGCAGAAGTTGAGGTCATTCCGATCAACTATGTTAACACTGCGATGCAACGTCTTGAGAAAGCTGATGTTCGTTATCGCTTCGTCATAGACATTGCTAACACATTATAAGCTGTGTAATTTCGTGTTCAAATATAATCCAAAACTCGGGACCCAAGCGTCTACAAGTTGGATTAGTCATACCATTGTATGTTTTCGGCTTTGTAAGTTGTCAACCATAGTATATGACTATATGGTGTGTATTAATATATCAGTTGATGTCCATGGCCCATTTATCTATAACTTTTATCACTGGGCCTCTCCCAATTGCTCTGGCCTAGTGGGCTGCCTTCTTAGGCGTGTAATTTGGATAGCTTcttattttcattttcgttACACTTTTGTCAAGACTCAAGAGTGATTCATGTTTATGAGTATTCTGTTATATTCTATTCGTATGGctattcaatttttaaaataagacattattagaaataaaaattataaataaaataaaatcaaactatATGTGTTATATACTTCAACTTGATATACCAGTATTGATGTATTCTGGTAAttcacaaaaagaaaaaaaaaaaaattgtttatttgtAATGATTTTAATGTACATGCTAACTTTGATACACCTAAAACATACTTTCTTTGCTTAAACTTTTGAACAGGTCATCTTTGAAATGCcaacttaatatataaaaatctacAATAATAAAAGTTGTCATAGCTCAAAATAATACGGAGTACAAAACTATAAACCAAAAGAAACATTATAATCtgcattaaaatatatacagaaATTCATATGATTTATGAATACTTGCATGAAATCCTGGGATATGGTAATTACCTAGATAtcgaaacatttttttttcttaacatatTAAGCGTTTAATATCAACAAAAAAGCCTTTGGTTAAATTCCGTAATAAGCTTCTAATCGTACCTTATCTCTAgtgcataaaataaaagatacacTAATTATAAATAGAATTGTCTAAATAATAAGAGATATACTACTGATGAATAGAATtctctaaaaatatataaaaatactcaaaatcatatattactTTATAAAAACCTTATCAAAACTTTAATGTCATTATTTAATTTTCAGTAAACATTAAGAGTAAGTTTTTCTAAAGTAATATTATGTTTCTTTGTATAGTAAATCTCAAAATAGCCTAAgttttattattagaaaaataacATGCATCGACGGAAgcatgtttaattaattagctagCACGTCAAAGGTTGCAATATCATATGTGATAATTAACTTACGTTATGAAATACAAACTGAAATTAAGTAAAGTACGTATATCctttttctatatatgtatacaacaCCATTTCTCTATTAAACGCGCGATCACATTTGTATTTTCTGTCAAACGAAAACACACACACGCATACAAAGTAATCGTGATGGGGAGTTCACCGGAAACGGAGCATCCTGTGAAGGCGTTGGGATATGCCGCTAGAGACTCATCCGGCGTACTCTCACCCTTCAACTTCTCCCGGAGGTATTATTTATTACATTtgatttgttaattaatttgttaatataatttgttacgTAGAATGTTATggctttgtatttgttttttggcTTGATTTAATAGATAAATCATCGCGACACCTATTGATTTGCTTCGAAAATCGatcctttatatatattgttaatttgGTATGTTTGAAACTTGATCATCGACATAAATGTTACGTATTTGCGTGAAAATTATATAGCAAAAGTATATTTTGTTGATACTTTTGTGTCTCATTTATGATTATAATGGAGTTCGTATAATCGTATATCACTCTCATTAGGTTGGAAAATTTAgcttaaaaattgatttttcacCACTtgtacacaaatatatataagggaGTGATCTGCACACCACTAAATATGCATTAAGGTATTGTACAGTACAATAATGTGAAGGTGGTGTACGGTCAAAAAAATGATGGATCACCAGCCATAAATATATGAACGAATgatatattatacattttaatttgtttatatatgagaAACTATTTTGTTGATCAATATGTATACAGTTATTTGTATATGTTCATGGTTAATTCTGTAACTGTAGGGAAACAGGAGATGAAGACGTGAGGTTCAAAGTTTTGTATTGCGGTGTTTGTCACTCGGATCTTCACTCTATCAAGAATGACTGGTTCAATGCTAAGTACCCTTTGGTCCCTGGGTAATCCCTCCATTCAGTATGTTAATATGTTCTTTGTTACTTTAAATGCCTTAATAAGTATTATGCTATCTTGCGACTAGTGATTAACCAGTTTTATATATACCCAGGTTATGTTTAGTCCATCCCATTTTAAATGCCCAAATTTTACTTTTTGAGTCTTTGTTTTCCAACTTTGACCGTTAATCGtagatatttttgtttgtgtcatataatatttaatataaaatacatgAATGACATGACTTTTAAACATATTATTCATTGATATAACCTTTTTTAAGCATtgtataatacaaataaaaagatttGCGGTAGAAGAAAATGACTTAACAAGTCAAACTAGGACATTTAGAATGGGACGAAGGTATGAATGATAATAGTCATTTTGGTCAtttcgaaagaaaaaaaagtgttgtATTTTGATGTTAGCAATTCGCCCATTTGACTCGCAATATACAGGTGATACACtgatacttttgtttttttgtttctttttgcaTTGTTGCTTCTTGAATGGCATATTCACATCCACTCTACTCTGAACCTTTGATCGAGATGAGGTTCGAAAAATTAACCTcacttgttgatgaaaatgTACCTTAAATGCACCTTGAGTTTGTGGTTTACATAAGCATTAAGAATCTGCAAACATAAATATAAGCTTTTAGAACTATATTCAGAGCATTCTTACTTTAGTCAATTGTTTATTTTTGGTTCTAAAGACTAAGATGGTTGCACACACTAATAGTACATGACTACATGCACATTAATAACTCATTGCTATATTGCAGCCATGAAATTGTGGGTGAGGTGACTGCGGTGGGCAGCAAGGTCAAAAAAGTCAAAGTTGGAGACAGAGTTGGGGTGGGTTGTTTGGTTGGATCTTGTCGTTCATGCGATCAATGTGGTGTTGATCAAGAGCAATACTGCCCAAAACAGGTAGCGACATACAATGCCACCTTTGAGGTAACTTATGGTGGCTACTCTGACCACATGGTTGTCAATGAACACTTCATTATATCCTGGCCCGCAGACCTTCCACTATCAAGTGGTGCACCTCTCCTATGTGCCGGAGTTACTGTTTACAGCCCAATGCGATACTATGGGCTCGATAAGCCTGGGATGCACGTTGGTGTAGTCGGTCTTGGTGGTTTAGGCCATGTAGCTATAAAGTTTCTTAAAGCTCTTGGTGTTAAGGTTACTGTGATCAGCACTAACCCCAACAAAAAAGATGAAGCTACAAGTAAACTTGGAGCTGATTCGTTTCTGGTCAGCCGTGATCAAGACCAGATGCAGGTAACAcctatatatagttattaaaTTTGCATTTACTCGCTTCTTTAAAAGATCAAACCTAGACATGTCGAATTGGAAGAGTTGGGTTGGCTTACAGATCAAAATGGGCCAACTTAACAATTGGCCTGTTATGCAATGTAATTGGTCCGAACTAAATACACACAACCTTCttcaatcattttattataGATTGTTTACATTGATACAGTAATACTTTAGTTTATAAAGCTCAAAGAATAATGATGAATCGGCATTAGAGTGTTAACACAACCCGGTCTGTCTGACCCAAAAGTTCCTAACAACTGTTCAAGCTTTAGCACATTTGTAGTCATTTGGATATGTTGTTAATAAAACCCAAAATAATGACCAGCAAGGAACCACATGACCTAGTGTTTGGCCATTTGGACCAAGAAATTTCTATTTAGTCCAACCTTGCATATCCTGATTATATCTATGTGTGATCACATTTAGAGAAAATCTAGATGGTTAAATTCGACTTCCAAAATGATTTAAGTCTTGTCTTTTTGGCTGTTTGTACAGGGTGCTGTGGGTACTATGGATGGTATTATTGACACCGTATCTGCTGAACATCCTCTCGTGCCTTTGATTAGTATTCTAAAGCCCAATGGGAAGTTGGTCTTGGTTGGTGCTCCCACCGAGCCACATGAAGTACCAGCTTTCCCATTGCTTGTCGGTATGACTCCACTTTTCGGTTTCCCATTTTTGTAGAATAGATATATAAAGTTTGACTTCATGTCAAGCTCTAACTTGCAATATGTACTAACAAGGTTTTGTGATGCAGGGAGGAAACTGGTGGGAGGAAGTTTGATTGGAGGAATTAAAGAGACACAAGAGATGATTGATTTTGCAGCAAGCCACAAGATAACAGCCGACATTGAGCTCATCCCTATAGACTATATCAATACTGCCATGGAGCGGCTTCAGAAATCTGATATTCGTTATCGCTTTGTTATTGATGTGGCCAACACATTAAAAGCCACCTAGTTTCATATACTTCAACTCCCTACAGTTGCATTTCATATGCAAATTTTGTCACGAGACTTGTTAAAATAATTTGCCATAAGTTTATGAGAAATACACATGATATGCAAGTGTATTTTTCATAcagttttattaaataataatttgcTACTACAACATTATCAATTTATTATGATCAGAGGTGGTTAAATTTGATATGCAGTGTTTTTAGCCTATATTGTATACATGGGTTTGCTGATTATCACTTATTCGATTGACTCGAATAATTCTTTAATCGTGTTGGGTTAACTGTGTCTTTGAGTAGTATTTCGACCCTTACAAGTGTCTACGATTACAAGGAATCTAGTGCATGCCAAAACAAAGTAATACTCGGATAGAGTAGAGTACTAAAAAAGAATTTATCACCATGATTTTGTCATCTATATTACTCGTATCATGTCTTTACCTAATTAAGCTAATCATGGTATTCATTTGGTTTGCTATTTCCGCAGCTTGACTGTTCTTACTCATCATTtggttttttctctttttttttttttcgtttcaCAAGTTCATCATTTACTTGTGTTAATTTggagtacatatatatactgatatacatatacaagccttatgcatttttgtatctTAAACCTACCATTTGATCGTCGGGTCACCTTAATACTGTTTGGCCGAAAACATGTCAAGTATGAAGTATATAATCTGATACCCTGCAAATCATGGTGTTTGCCTTGGCTTTAAGATTACTAGATTAGTATGTCACTAATGAACCAATGATCAAAGACATTTAGTCTACAATTGTTGTAAAGCATATATTGTTGTAAATCGCTaataattattgtaaatatatcacTCTCCATTTAAAATGGCTTAACAATCTCTTAACTATCTTATAACTGAAAgtatgtttgacaaaaatagctctaacttttaaaaaactataaactagttttttttattttttagaggCGTTTGTTAtggtgtaattttaaaaataaaaatttaatccaAACTAAAAACTTCTAAAACGCTATTACAAGTAGCAtttcattttgaagttttttctttgaaataaaAACTAAAGCTAGTTGTAtacaaacaaaacttttaacatCATAACAGTTTAttagtcaaaattaaaagttaaatttcCTAAAAAACTCTTGAAAGGCACTTACCGAAAATGTGAATATACCAAATTACCAACCCTTGATGTATAAACCCATTAATGCAACCGAAGTTTCATATTGATACAAGTGGCATGTAAGAATCccaaaaattaccaacttaaTATGACTTCTATAACCATCCTTTGAATCATTGTATATACGTATGTTGTTTTGTTGTAAGTTATTATAAACGTTTTTCGGATCAAGCGGTACCATTCCGTAAATGTTTGTGGTTTATTTTGGAAGAGACTTACCTAGAAAGAGTATTTGGTTCGAATCTGGCTCTATAATAAGTAAGTAAAACCCAATGTCGTTTTTTTCGGGTTTTTGTGTCATATTATTGTCTTTGACAATGTATGTAAAAGGTTgagattattatattattttgataagtaaattataaactttattttaaaggttttaaTAATCATAGAGAATtagataattttaattaaaaaggatTCACTAATtttaaaggataaaaaaaaaaaaaaatctacgaGTAATTGGTAAGATAGGTCTTGTGTTTGTTTCTGTTGGGCGTTGTTGTGTATTGGGCTTTTGGTTCGTCTAGCCCAGAAAAAAGAGTTGTACGTGTGCCCACTTTTGTACTAACGGTCCAGTTTGTTTAaggaaataaaatcaaaaacgtTAATTCCTTATAAGGAAATAAACTTTTAATCAATAAATACCATATTGCCATATATACGTAAACCCTCTAGGTCGGTTATTACGTACAATTCCCTAtaataaatatctatatatatacgtacTTGATCAATCGACCATCATATCATaattaacattaaaaaatcgATCATGGAATACATGACTCAATACCGAACTTTAGACATAACTCTCATCTGCTCAGTCCTTATGCCATGCAACAGTAAGACAGGCGATTATATCTATGCAGTCGCTTCCCTCTCTAGTTCGAATCGCATTTTCTACAAAGACAGAACACCGGTCAAAAAATACGGATTAAAATGGAACCATCCCATGAAGCTCAACATTCTTGAATCTTCGGCTCAAAAAAACCAACTAACCTTAGTTGTCAAGATCAAATCTGTTGGCCACGGGCTACGTTGGGACAAGAAAATCGCTGAAGTTAAAATTCCTATTAAAGAGCTTTTAAACGGCCGTGCAACAAAACAAGGTCGTATTTACAATGTACTTGGACGTTATGACGAATATCAAGGATACTTAAAATTTACTTATGAGTTTAGCCAAACACGTAACGCAATTCAACCACAACCGGTTTAAAATGTTTTTCAGCAGCAGCGGCGCCCTGCAGTACGTAGTTGCTACGTAATTGTATAATATTGCTTCGATCTCATATGTATATAGTGGTGGCGGTTGCGGCGGTGGTTAAGACAGTTGACGTTGCAGATTTTTTTATATAggattgattaatttgatttcTTATTCTTTGATGtgttcttttactttttgtatgTTTCTTGTGGATATATAACTTCGATTAATTGAATTTTCAAGATTAGATGATcgatactatatatatttttatgtggctacctttaatttcttttataagatttttttttttttttaacatcaaactatTCTAGTCTTATTACTAATTACACGGATGTTTGGGATGTAATGAAGACTTTTGAAAACCATCCAATACGATACCCTATAACGTAAAAAGTAAGACTTGAACTCTGCTGAAATACTCtcacatattattattaatgggACATCCAACAAAAAGTATTAAGAAGTAATACCGGGGATGTTATAGAaacaaaatgattaattaattatgatacGTACTTCCAAACATTAAAATCACTGTGTACCTTTTATTCTAGTTGTCACGGAGTAAGCATAGGTGAAACTAT
The sequence above is drawn from the Erigeron canadensis isolate Cc75 chromosome 4, C_canadensis_v1, whole genome shotgun sequence genome and encodes:
- the LOC122596049 gene encoding probable mannitol dehydrogenase, with amino-acid sequence MGSLTKMEHRVKSFGYAARDTSGVLSPFNFSRRETGDEDVRLKVLYCGICHSDLHIARNDFHNANYPVVPGHEIVGVVTEIGTKVKTFKVGERVGVGFMIGSCRSCEHCVADLNQYCPKLVLTYNDPVMGTYGGYSDHMVVNQDYIISWPENFPLDRGAPLLCAGITLYSPLKYYGLDKPGMHIGIVGLGGLGHVGVKFAKAFGVKVTVISTSPNKKEEAINNLGADSFLLSHDQAQMQAAVGTMDGVIDTVAADHSIGPLINLLKPYGKLVVVGVPIKPLELPVIPMVMGRKMVGASLAGGIKETQEMIDFAAKHNITAEVEVIPINYVNTAMQRLEKADVRYRFVIDIANTL
- the LOC122596050 gene encoding probable mannitol dehydrogenase yields the protein MGSSPETEHPVKALGYAARDSSGVLSPFNFSRRETGDEDVRFKVLYCGVCHSDLHSIKNDWFNAKYPLVPGHEIVGEVTAVGSKVKKVKVGDRVGVGCLVGSCRSCDQCGVDQEQYCPKQVATYNATFEVTYGGYSDHMVVNEHFIISWPADLPLSSGAPLLCAGVTVYSPMRYYGLDKPGMHVGVVGLGGLGHVAIKFLKALGVKVTVISTNPNKKDEATSKLGADSFLVSRDQDQMQGAVGTMDGIIDTVSAEHPLVPLISILKPNGKLVLVGAPTEPHEVPAFPLLVGRKLVGGSLIGGIKETQEMIDFAASHKITADIELIPIDYINTAMERLQKSDIRYRFVIDVANTLKAT
- the LOC122597238 gene encoding protein SRC2 homolog, translating into MEYMTQYRTLDITLICSVLMPCNSKTGDYIYAVASLSSSNRIFYKDRTPVKKYGLKWNHPMKLNILESSAQKNQLTLVVKIKSVGHGLRWDKKIAEVKIPIKELLNGRATKQGRIYNVLGRYDEYQGYLKFTYEFSQTRNAIQPQPV